A single region of the Leptothrix cholodnii SP-6 genome encodes:
- a CDS encoding acetaldehyde dehydrogenase (acetylating) — translation MKKIKCALIGPGNIGTDLLAKLQRSAVLEPVWMVGIDPESDGLKRAREMGIKTTSDGVDGLIPHMKADGVQIVFDATSAYVHAENSRKVNEQGALMIDLTPAAIGPFCVPPVNLKAHVGSGEMNVNMVTCGGQATIPMVAAVSRVQPVAYGEIVATVSSRSVGPGTRKNIDEFTRTTAGAVEKVGGARKGKAIIVINPAEPPLMMRDTVHCLTETEPDQAAITASVHAMLAEVQKYVPGYRLVNGPVFDGNRVSVFLEVEGLGDYLPKYAGNLDIMTAAAARTAEMFAEEILKGELVLQPTAVAA, via the coding sequence ATGAAGAAGATCAAGTGCGCCCTGATCGGGCCCGGCAACATCGGCACCGACCTGCTCGCCAAGCTGCAACGCAGCGCCGTGCTGGAGCCGGTCTGGATGGTCGGCATCGACCCCGAATCCGACGGCCTCAAACGCGCCCGCGAGATGGGCATCAAGACCACGTCTGACGGCGTCGACGGACTGATTCCGCACATGAAGGCCGACGGTGTGCAGATCGTCTTCGACGCCACCAGCGCCTACGTGCACGCCGAGAACTCGCGCAAGGTCAACGAACAAGGCGCGCTGATGATCGACCTGACACCCGCGGCGATCGGGCCGTTCTGCGTGCCGCCCGTCAACCTGAAGGCGCATGTCGGCTCGGGTGAGATGAACGTCAACATGGTGACCTGCGGCGGGCAGGCCACGATCCCGATGGTGGCGGCGGTTTCGCGTGTCCAGCCGGTGGCGTATGGCGAGATCGTCGCCACCGTGTCGAGCCGCTCGGTCGGACCGGGCACACGCAAGAACATCGACGAGTTCACTCGCACCACGGCCGGTGCGGTCGAGAAGGTCGGTGGCGCCAGGAAGGGCAAGGCCATCATCGTCATCAACCCGGCCGAGCCGCCGCTGATGATGCGCGACACGGTGCATTGCCTGACCGAAACCGAGCCCGATCAGGCCGCGATCACAGCCAGCGTGCACGCCATGCTGGCCGAGGTGCAGAAGTACGTGCCGGGCTACCGGCTGGTCAACGGGCCGGTGTTCGACGGCAACCGTGTGAGCGTGTTCCTGGAGGTCGAAGGCCTGGGCGACTACCTGCCCAAGTACGCCGGCAACCTCGACATCATGACGGCCGCCGCCGCCCGCACCGCCGAGATGTTCGCCGAGGAAATCCTCAAGGGTGAACTGGTCCTGCAACCCACCGCCGTTGCGGCCTGA
- the dmpH gene encoding 2-oxo-3-hexenedioate decarboxylase yields MALNRTDIEALAAHLESAELEARDVTKITDDFPLMDWADAYDIQDEIRRRKEARGHKTVGLKAGLTSFAKMKQMGVDTPCFGFVSDYMARPDGGEIKVSELIHPKVEAEICIVTKAPLRGPGCHVGAVLAAIDFVLPAVEIIDSRYRDFKFDLKSVIADNTSASRFVIGGRSRNVEALDLRTLGVVLEKNGQIVSMAAGAAVLGHPAAAVAMMANHLGARGQEIPAGTFIMTGGVTEAIAVQAGDSVNVRFQDLGSVSMRFV; encoded by the coding sequence ATGGCACTGAATCGCACCGACATCGAGGCGCTGGCCGCCCACCTGGAATCGGCCGAGCTGGAGGCGCGCGACGTCACCAAGATCACCGACGATTTTCCGCTGATGGACTGGGCCGATGCCTACGACATCCAGGACGAGATCCGCCGCCGCAAGGAAGCACGCGGCCACAAGACCGTGGGCCTGAAGGCGGGCCTGACCTCGTTCGCCAAGATGAAGCAGATGGGCGTGGACACGCCGTGTTTCGGCTTTGTCAGCGACTACATGGCGCGCCCGGATGGCGGCGAGATCAAGGTCTCCGAGCTGATCCACCCGAAGGTGGAGGCCGAGATCTGCATCGTCACGAAAGCGCCATTGCGGGGCCCCGGTTGCCACGTTGGCGCGGTGCTGGCGGCGATCGACTTCGTGCTGCCGGCGGTCGAGATCATCGACAGCCGCTACCGCGACTTCAAGTTCGACTTGAAGAGCGTGATCGCCGACAACACCTCGGCCTCGCGCTTCGTGATCGGCGGGCGCTCGCGCAATGTCGAGGCGCTCGATCTGCGCACGCTCGGCGTGGTGCTGGAGAAGAACGGCCAGATCGTCTCGATGGCCGCCGGCGCCGCGGTGCTGGGGCATCCAGCCGCGGCGGTGGCGATGATGGCCAACCACCTGGGCGCACGCGGCCAGGAGATCCCGGCCGGCACGTTCATCATGACCGGCGGCGTGACCGAAGCGATCGCGGTGCAGGCCGGCGACAGCGTCAACGTGCGCTTCCAGGACCTCGGCTCGGTGTCGATGCGTTTCGTCTGA
- the dmpE gene encoding 2-oxopent-4-enoate hydratase has product MDALTIQRYGDELYQALVSREAVEPLTNREPGITIDDAYQIQLRVIQRRLDAGEIVIGKKIGVTSKVVMDMLGVNQPDFGHLLSGMVFNEGEPVDTAKLIAPKAEAEVAFILARDLTGPGVTAADVLRATDCVMPCFEIVDSRIRDWKIKIQDTVADNASCGVLTLGGTRRSPRDIDLALAGMVLEKNGEIVSTSCGAAVQGSPVNAVAWLANTLGRLGISLKAGDVILSGSQSPLVPVKPGDSLHCSVGGLGSTSVRFI; this is encoded by the coding sequence ATGGACGCACTCACCATCCAACGCTACGGCGACGAGCTCTACCAGGCGCTCGTCAGCCGCGAGGCCGTCGAGCCGCTCACCAACCGCGAGCCCGGCATCACCATCGACGACGCGTACCAGATCCAGCTGCGCGTGATCCAGCGCCGGCTTGATGCCGGCGAGATCGTCATCGGCAAGAAGATCGGCGTCACCAGCAAGGTGGTGATGGACATGCTGGGCGTGAACCAGCCCGACTTCGGCCACCTGCTGTCGGGCATGGTGTTCAACGAGGGCGAGCCGGTCGACACCGCCAAGCTGATCGCACCCAAGGCCGAGGCCGAGGTGGCCTTCATCCTGGCGCGTGACTTGACCGGCCCGGGCGTGACCGCGGCCGACGTGCTGCGCGCCACCGACTGCGTGATGCCGTGTTTCGAGATCGTCGACAGCCGCATCCGCGACTGGAAGATCAAGATCCAGGACACGGTGGCGGACAACGCCTCCTGCGGCGTGCTCACGCTCGGCGGCACCCGCCGCAGCCCGCGTGACATCGATCTGGCGCTGGCCGGCATGGTGCTCGAGAAGAACGGCGAGATCGTCAGCACCTCGTGCGGCGCCGCGGTGCAGGGCTCGCCGGTCAACGCGGTGGCGTGGCTGGCCAACACGCTCGGGCGCCTGGGCATCAGCCTGAAGGCGGGCGATGTGATCCTGTCGGGATCGCAATCGCCGCTGGTGCCGGTCAAGCCGGGCGACAGCCTGCATTGCAGCGTGGGCGGGCTGGGCAGCACGTCGGTGCGGTTTATTTGA
- a CDS encoding alpha/beta fold hydrolase, translating to MSQQQSPTAANPEIGQRIRTGAFHSNVHDLGRAHPGQPPVLLIHGSGPGVSAWANWRLVMPVLAQDRRVIAPDMVGFGYSDRPEGITYSMDTWVQQAIDLLDALDLPQVDLIGNSFGGALALALAIRAPQRVRRLVLMGSVGVPFELTPGLDAAWGYQPSIEAMRHLLDTFAFSRKLVTDELAQLRYQASIRPGFQESFSAMFPAPRQQWVDAMASPEAAIRALAHETLIVHGREDQVIPLQTSLTLSQWIPNSQLHVFGHCGHWTQIEHSARFAQLVSNFLAEADTPA from the coding sequence ATGAGCCAGCAGCAGAGCCCCACCGCCGCCAACCCCGAAATCGGCCAGCGCATCCGCACCGGCGCGTTTCACAGCAACGTGCACGACCTCGGCCGCGCTCACCCTGGCCAGCCGCCGGTGCTGCTGATCCACGGTTCCGGGCCGGGTGTCAGCGCCTGGGCCAACTGGCGGCTGGTGATGCCGGTGTTGGCCCAGGATCGGCGTGTGATCGCGCCCGACATGGTCGGCTTCGGCTACAGCGACCGGCCCGAAGGCATCACCTATTCGATGGACACCTGGGTGCAGCAGGCCATCGACCTGCTCGACGCGCTCGACCTGCCGCAGGTCGATCTGATCGGCAACAGCTTCGGCGGCGCGCTGGCGCTGGCGCTGGCGATCCGCGCGCCGCAGCGAGTGCGCCGGCTGGTGCTGATGGGCTCGGTCGGCGTGCCCTTCGAGCTGACGCCGGGGCTGGACGCCGCCTGGGGCTACCAGCCCTCGATCGAGGCGATGCGGCACCTGCTCGACACCTTTGCCTTCAGCCGCAAGCTGGTCACCGACGAGCTGGCGCAGCTGCGTTACCAGGCCAGCATCCGGCCCGGTTTCCAGGAATCGTTTTCTGCGATGTTCCCGGCGCCGCGCCAGCAGTGGGTCGACGCGATGGCCAGCCCCGAGGCGGCGATCCGCGCGCTGGCGCACGAGACGCTGATCGTGCACGGCCGCGAGGATCAGGTGATCCCGCTGCAGACCTCGCTGACGCTGTCGCAGTGGATCCCGAACAGCCAGCTGCACGTCTTCGGCCATTGCGGCCACTGGACGCAGATCGAACACAGCGCGCGTTTTGCGCAGCTGGTGTCGAACTTCCTGGCCGAAGCCGACACGCCGGCCTGA
- a CDS encoding LysR substrate-binding domain-containing protein, giving the protein MDLKQMRYFLAVAEERHIGRAAERLHMAQPPLTRQIHALEAELGTALFIRTPKGVELTEAGQTLLDEVPNLLTLAQRARERTRAAGQGVIGRLDVGLFGSGVLDVIPRLLARFHAQRPEVRIVLHTMTKAEQLDALRERRISVGFNRLVPPEPDLVIETVLRERMRVALPDTHRLCAQASVSIPDLAGEPLILYPNLPLPGLAQQVMQAFAREGTPLLVEQEVEDVLTAIALVAGGFGACITTASSESLRLPGVAYRPLECSYLKDIELSCIHRRGDGSPVLAAFLAVVRG; this is encoded by the coding sequence ATGGACCTCAAGCAGATGCGCTATTTCCTCGCCGTGGCCGAGGAGCGCCACATCGGCCGCGCCGCCGAGCGCCTGCACATGGCGCAGCCGCCGCTGACGCGCCAGATCCACGCGCTCGAAGCCGAGCTGGGCACGGCGCTGTTCATCCGCACCCCCAAGGGCGTGGAGCTGACCGAAGCCGGCCAGACCCTGCTCGACGAGGTGCCCAACCTGCTGACGCTGGCGCAGCGCGCCCGCGAGCGCACCCGCGCCGCCGGCCAGGGCGTAATCGGCCGGCTCGACGTCGGCCTGTTCGGGTCGGGCGTGCTCGACGTCATCCCGCGGCTGCTGGCGCGTTTCCACGCCCAGCGGCCCGAGGTGCGCATCGTGCTGCACACGATGACCAAGGCCGAGCAGCTCGACGCCTTGCGCGAGCGCCGCATCAGCGTCGGCTTCAACCGCCTGGTGCCGCCCGAGCCCGATCTGGTGATCGAGACCGTGCTGCGCGAGCGCATGCGCGTGGCGCTGCCCGACACGCACCGGCTGTGCGCACAGGCCAGCGTGTCCATCCCCGACCTGGCCGGCGAGCCGCTGATCCTCTACCCCAACCTGCCGCTGCCCGGCCTGGCGCAGCAGGTGATGCAGGCGTTTGCGCGCGAGGGCACGCCGCTGCTGGTGGAGCAGGAGGTGGAAGACGTGCTGACCGCCATCGCGCTGGTGGCGGGGGGTTTTGGTGCGTGCATCACCACCGCCAGCAGCGAGAGCCTGCGCCTGCCGGGCGTGGCCTACCGGCCGCTCGAATGTTCGTATCTGAAGGACATCGAGCTGAGCTGCATCCACCGGCGCGGGGATGGGTCGCCGGTGTTGGCGGCGTTTCTGGCGGTGGTGAGGGGGTAG